GGGCGGAGGGCCCGGCTGAAGCTCCCGCTCGGCGCGGAGCACGGTGATGGCCGACTCGAAGTCCTCGAGCGAGTCGAACGCCTGGTACACACTGGCGAAGCGGAGGTACGCGACCTCGTCGAGCTCACGCAGCGGCACCAGGATGGTCAGACCCACCTCGTGCGCCTCGATCTCGGCGCACCCGGTGGCCCGGATCGCCTCCTCGACCTTCTGCGCCAGCCGGGCGAGATCGTCCTCGCTCACCGGCCGGCCCTGGCAGGCCTTGCGCACGCCGGACATGATCTTGCCCCGACTGAACGGCTCGGTGGCACCCGACCGCTTGACCACGGTCAGGCTGGCGGTCTCCAGCGTGCTGAAACGCCGCCCGCACTCGGGGCACTGCCGCCGGCGGCGGATAGCGGCGCCGTCATCGGTGCTACGCGAGTCGACCACCCGAGAATCGGCGTTACGGCAGAACGGGCAGTTCATGGCGACTCCTCCCGGGAGACTCGCGGACACACGGC
The sequence above is drawn from the Kineosporia corallincola genome and encodes:
- the nrdR gene encoding transcriptional regulator NrdR, which codes for MNCPFCRNADSRVVDSRSTDDGAAIRRRRQCPECGRRFSTLETASLTVVKRSGATEPFSRGKIMSGVRKACQGRPVSEDDLARLAQKVEEAIRATGCAEIEAHEVGLTILVPLRELDEVAYLRFASVYQAFDSLEDFESAITVLRAERELQPGPPPASSAT